Proteins encoded within one genomic window of Hevea brasiliensis isolate MT/VB/25A 57/8 chromosome 8, ASM3005281v1, whole genome shotgun sequence:
- the LOC110670696 gene encoding endo-1,4-beta-xylanase 5-like yields MASDPSEHRPPESIEDEVESHTPAPTPSRERSSRAKSSLGFNIANTLSYDYTASIECLASPQKPQYNGGVIQNPELNEGLKGWSTFGDAKIEHRTLGNNKFIVANSRVHPHDSVSQNLNLEKNKIYTFSAWIQVSKGRIPVSAVFKTQTGQILAGSIFAESSCWSMLKGGFTVDASGSAQLYFESNNTSVDIWVDSISLQPFTEKQWMSHQDQAIEKTRKTKVRIQAVDSQGKPLSNAKISIKLKKASFPFGCAINKNILYNNAYQNWFTSRFTVTVFEDEMKWYSTEPSQGKVDYSVPDAMLQFAKKNNVLVRGHNVFWDDPKYQQGWINSLSPTDLSKATTDRINSIMSRYRGEVIGWDVVNENLHFNFFESKLGQNASAVFYNLAQKIDGTSTLFLNEYNTIENARDGDSTPAKYLQKLRDIKAFPGNGNLKLGIGLESHFSSAAPNLAYMRASIDTLAATNFPIWLTEVDVQRGPYQAQYLEQILREAHSHPKVAGIVIWSAWKPQGCYRMCLTDNNFKNLPTGNVVDELLAGRIAIKSSAGRTDGNGFFEASLSHGLYSVKIHHPSAKNSSLVQKLNVVSSTGADNQTLLMRFAA; encoded by the exons ggTTTAATATCGCTAATACTTTATCCTACGATTATACGGCTtcaattgag tGTTTGGCAAGTCCTCAAAAACCTCAATATAATGGAGGAGTCATTCAAAACCCAGAGCTTAATGAAGGGTTGAAGGGATGGTCTACGTTTGGAGATGCTAAAATAGAGCACAGAACATTGGGAAACAACAAATTCATTGTAGCTAATTCCAGAGTTCATCCTCACGATAGTGTCTCACAGAATCTTAACCTGGAAAAGAACAAAATCTACACTTTCTCTG CGTGGATTCAAGTGAGTAAGGGAAGAATTCCAGTATCAGCTGTTTTCAAGACTCAAACAGGGCAAATACTTGCTGGTTCTATTTTTGCCGAGTCCAGTTGCTGGTCCATGCTTAAAGGTGGCTTTACTGTTGATGCTTCAGGCTCTGCTCAACTCTATTTCGAG AGTAACAATACATCGGTTGACATATGGGTGGATAGCATCTCATTGCAACCCTTCACCGAAAAGCAATGGATGTCTCATCAAGATCAAGCCATTGAAAAG ACCCGAAAGACTAAGGTAAGAATCCAGGCAGTGGATAGTCAAGGAAAACCCTTATCTAATGCTAAAATCTCAATAAAACTAAAGAAAGCAAGTTTCCCATTTGGCTGTGCTATAAACAAAAATATCCTCTACAACAACGCCTATCAAAACTGGTTCACTTCCAGGTTCACAGTGACAGTATTTGAGGATGAAATGAAGTGGTATAGCACAGAACCCTCGCAGGGCAAAGTGGACTACTCAGTCCCTGACGCCATGCTTCAGTTCGCCAAGAAGAACAATGTACTAGTCCGAGGCCACAATGTGTTCTGGGATGATCCCAAGTATCAGCAAGGATGGATCAATTCACTCTCTCCAACCGATCTTTCCAAGGCCACCACTGATAGGATCAACTCTATCATGTCAAGGTACAGAGGGGAAGTCATTGGCTGGGATGTTGTTAATGAAAACCTGCACTTCAATTTCTTTGAGAGCAAATTAGGGCAAAATGCTTCTGCAGTTTTCTATAACTTGGCTCAGAAGATTGATGGAACTTCGACGTTGTTCTTGAACGAATACAATACCATTGAAAATGCTAGAGATGGTGATTCTACACCGGCTAAGTACCTGCAAAAGCTGAGGGATATTAAGGCATTTCCTggtaatggaaatttgaaattagggattGGACTCGAATCCCATTTCAGTAGTGCTGCTCCAAACCTTGCTTATATGAGGGCTTCCATTGATACACTTGCTGCTACCAATTTCCCCATTTGGCTCACAGAAGTAGATGTTCAAAGGGGCCCCTATCAG GCACAATACTTGGAGCAGATTCTAAGGGAGGCACACAGTCACCCGAAAGTGGCAGGAATTGTGATCTGGTCAGCCTGGAAACCGCAGGGATGTTACAGGATGTGTCTGACAGATAACAATTTCAAGAACTTGCCCACTGGTAATGTAGTTGACGAGCTGCTGGCTGGGCGGATTGCTATCAAGTCCTCGGCTGGCAGGACAGATGGAAATGGCTTCTTCGAGGCGTCCCTTTCCCATGGACTTTACAGTGTGAAAATTCATCACCCATCTGCAAAAAATTCTTCTTTGGTTCAAAAGCTTAATGTGGTCTCAAGCACTGGTGCAGATAACCAAACATTGCTTATGCGATTTGCCGCctga